The Carassius carassius chromosome 31, fCarCar2.1, whole genome shotgun sequence genome includes a region encoding these proteins:
- the LOC132111988 gene encoding phospholipase A and acyltransferase 3-like — translation MGLRNSHPKLYPGDILEFPGNSYFSHFAVYYGERDGVPYVAHLTIRDSDTKLLLFGRAINASVKLDPLDVVGKKYKVRNYLDDKHPPRDFYVLIKPEIDEIITKPITFDILFNNSEHQATMLRYGVKKSEQIEKVYSKIVPTWKDLFEKKTI, via the exons ATGGGACTG cGTAACTCTCATCCGAAGCTGTACCCCGGAGATATACTTGAGTTTCCTGGCAACAGTTACTTTTCTCATTTTGCCGTTTATTATGGTGAAAGAGACGGAGTTCCTTATGTGGCCCATTTGACCATCAGAG ATTCAGACACCAAACTCCTCCTTTTCGGCCGAGCTATAAACGCCTCTGTAAAGCTAGACCCGCTTGACGTAGTTGGGAAGAAATACAAGGTAAGAAACTACTTGGATGACAAGCATCCACCACGAGATTTCTACGTTCTCATCAAGCCGGAGATCGATGAAATCATAACGAAACCCATCACCTTTGACATCCTGTTTAACAACAGCGAACATCAGGCCACAATGTTACGATACGGGGTTAAAAAGTCAGAGCAG ATTGAAAAAGTCTACTCCAAGATAGTTCCCACCTGGAAAGATTTATTTGAGAAGAAAACGATTTGA